From Struthio camelus isolate bStrCam1 chromosome 7, bStrCam1.hap1, whole genome shotgun sequence, a single genomic window includes:
- the NDUFB8 gene encoding NADH dehydrogenase [ubiquinone] 1 beta subcomplex subunit 8, mitochondrial yields the protein MMAAAGARRVLWQRAAAQLRAGVAAAPRGARAASDLPKELMPGPYPRTPEERAAAAKKYNMRVEDYEPYPDDGFGYGDYPKLPNRSLHERDPWYQWDQQDMRHNWGEPMHWDFDMYIRNRVDTSPTPVPWHTMRKHFLIFLTTMLIMFGVGEMYPSYRPVGPKQYPFNDLYLERGGDPNKEPPVVKHYEI from the exons ATGatggcggcggcaggggcccgccGTGTCCTCTGGCAGCGGGCGGCCGCTCAGCTGCGggccggggtggcggcggcgccccgaGGGGCGCGAGCAG CCTCGGATCTGCCCAAGGAGCTGATGCCCGGCCCGTACCCCCGCACGCCGGaggagcgggcggccgccgccaagAAATACAACATGCGGGTGGAGGACTACGAGCCGTACCCCGACGACGGCTTCGG GTATGGTGACTATCCCAAGCTCCCTAATCGATCTCTTCATGAGAGAGACCCCTGGTACCAGTGGGACCAGCAAGACATGAGGCATAACTGGGGAGAGCCG ATGCACTGGGACTTTGACATGTATATTCGGAACCGCGTTGATACATCCCCCACTCCAGTTCCCTGGCACACCATGCGTAAACATTTCCTTATCTTTTTGACTACCATGCTGATCATGTTTGGTGTTGGAGAGATGTACCCATCTTACAGGCCTGTG GGACCGAAGCAATATCCCTTCAATGACCTGTatctggagagaggaggagatcCCAATAAAGAGCCACCAGTGGTGAAGCACTATGAAATCTGA